The genomic window AAATGGATCGCCGAAAAACTGGCTATTAATCCTGATTATTTTACCGAATTATCGAAAGGTCAAAGCCCTGAGTTTTTGTACATCGGCTGTTCAGATAGTCGCGTTACGGCAGAGGATTTAATGGGTATACAACCAGGGCAGGCTTTTGTGCACCGAAATGTGGCCAACCTGGTAAACAACGTAGATCTAAACGTAATGACGGTTTTAAATTACGCCGTACGCCATTTAAAAGTAAACCATATTGTGGTTTGTGGCCATTACAATTGCGGAGGCGTTAAAGCAGCCATGCAACCAGCAGATTTAGGTATCTTGAACCCTTGGTTAAGAAACATCCGCGATGTATACCGCATCCATAAAGATGAACTGAATGCCATTGAAGATGAAAGCCTTCGTTATAATAGATTGGTAGAGCTCAACGTTCAGGAGCAGTGTGTAAACCTATTAAAAACAGCTGCCGTTCAGGAAGCTATTGCCGGTCGCGGATTAACCGTTCACGGTTGGGTTTTCGACATCCATACTGGCCGGTTAATTGACCTGAAGATCGATTTCGAAAAGATTTTGAAAGATATTAAGGAGATATACAACTTGTATTAACAGCCAGGCGCTTGGCGCTGAGCGTTTGGAGTCCAAAGTGAATAAAAAAACCAGGTAGGGTTTTAAAAAGTTTGGCGTTGAGCGTTAGGAGTCTAAAGCACATAAAACGAGCAGGTTATTTAAAATAAAGGAGTCAAGTTTTTTTTCAAAACTTGACTCCTTTGGTATAGCCTTCACAAGCTTTTATCGTCTCAAATCATTGACTCAGGACTATGGACTCCAGACTAAGGACTAACTACCTTCCCATCCAACCGCCATCAACGGTCAAAATTGTTCCATGTACATAGTCACTTGCTGCGGAAGCTAAAAATAATGTAGGTCCTTTAAAATCTTCTGGTGTTCCCCATCTTCCGGCAGGGATACGCGATAAAATAGAAGTGCTTCTATCCTGATCTTCGCGTAAAGCCGAAGTATTATCAGTTGCGATATAACCAGGAGCAATTGCATTTACGTTCACCCCTTTTGATGCCCATTCGTTTGCAAAAGCTTTGGTTAAAGATGCAATTGCACCTTTACTCGCTGCGTAACCAGGAACAGTAATTCCACCCTGGAATGATAGTAAGGATGCAGTGAAGATTACTTTTCCGCTACCTCTAGCAATCATTTCCCTTCCGATTTCGCGGGTTAAAATAAATGGTGCAGTTTGGTTTACCGCAATCACCTCATCCCAATACTCATCCGAATGCTCAGCAATTGGCTGACGTAAAATCGTTCCGGCATTATTTACCAAAATATCGATAACAGGATGATCGGCCTTAACCTGAGCTGCAAAAGCCAGGGTACTTTCGCGTTTACCAAAATCGCACTGGTAAGCATAAAACTTTCTGCCCAGTGCTAATATTTCTTTTTCTATAGCGCTACCCTGCAGTTCAAGACTTGCAGAAACACCGATAACATCGGCACCTGCTTCGGCCAAAGCTAAAGCCATGGCTTTTCCTATCCCTCTTTTACAACCGGTAACTAATGCAGTTTTACCTGCTAAATTGAATATGTTTGACATGTTTTTATTCTATGATGCATTTAAAAGATCTCGCCATTTCGCTACCGATTAGAAATCGGCACTCCATCCAATAGCTATCGGATCGAGATGACGATAAGAATTTATTTCAGTTCGGTAATGGCACAATGATCCATATCGCCATAATCTAAGTTTTCGCCAGCCATACCCCAAATAAAGGTATAGTTGCTTGTACCTGCACCTGAGTGGATAGACCAGTTTGGCGAAATAACCGCCTGATCACTTTGCATCCAGATGTGACGGGTTTCCTGTGGCTGCCCCATAAAGTGGCAAACGCTCTGTCCTTTTGGAACTTCGAAATAGAAATAGGCTTCCATCCTCCTATCGTGTGTATGTGCTGGCATGGTATTCCAAACACTGCCCGATTTTAACTCGGTCATACCCATTTGCAACTGGCAGGTTGGCAAAACACTGTTCACCAACAACTTATTTATTATTCTATGGTTTGCGGTTTCAGGCGTGCCTAATTCTACGATCTCTGCTTCAGCCTTGCTTACCTTTTTGTTAGGGTAAGTGTGGTGTGCAGGGGCAGAATTGATGTATAATTTAGCAGCCTCACCTGGTGTGGCAGATTCAAAAAACACTTCTTTTGTACCTTTACCAATATATAAAGCTTCTTTATAATCCAATTCGTATTTTTCACCATCAG from Flavobacterium sp. W4I14 includes these protein-coding regions:
- a CDS encoding 2-deoxy-D-gluconate 3-dehydrogenase (product_source=KO:K00065; cath_funfam=3.40.50.720; cog=COG1028; ko=KO:K00065; pfam=PF00106; superfamily=51735; tigrfam=TIGR01832), translating into MSNIFNLAGKTALVTGCKRGIGKAMALALAEAGADVIGVSASLELQGSAIEKEILALGRKFYAYQCDFGKRESTLAFAAQVKADHPVIDILVNNAGTILRQPIAEHSDEYWDEVIAVNQTAPFILTREIGREMIARGSGKVIFTASLLSFQGGITVPGYAASKGAIASLTKAFANEWASKGVNVNAIAPGYIATDNTSALREDQDRSTSILSRIPAGRWGTPEDFKGPTLFLASAASDYVHGTILTVDGGWMGR
- a CDS encoding carbonic anhydrase (product_source=KO:K01673; cath_funfam=3.40.1050.10; cog=COG0288; ko=KO:K01673; pfam=PF00484; smart=SM00947; superfamily=53056); this encodes MNVEEVFKNNEKWIAEKLAINPDYFTELSKGQSPEFLYIGCSDSRVTAEDLMGIQPGQAFVHRNVANLVNNVDLNVMTVLNYAVRHLKVNHIVVCGHYNCGGVKAAMQPADLGILNPWLRNIRDVYRIHKDELNAIEDESLRYNRLVELNVQEQCVNLLKTAAVQEAIAGRGLTVHGWVFDIHTGRLIDLKIDFEKILKDIKEIYNLY
- a CDS encoding 4-deoxy-L-threo-5-hexosulose-uronate ketol-isomerase (product_source=KO:K01815; cath_funfam=2.60.120.10; cog=COG3717; ko=KO:K01815; pfam=PF04962; smart=SM00983; superfamily=51182); protein product: MNKFESRYAQSPKEVKQMDTAALRDNFLIENVFEANQVNLTLSHFDRYIVGGAMPVDQKIALPNPDDLKATYFLERRELGIINVGGKAIVTADGEKYELDYKEALYIGKGTKEVFFESATPGEAAKLYINSAPAHHTYPNKKVSKAEAEIVELGTPETANHRIINKLLVNSVLPTCQLQMGMTELKSGSVWNTMPAHTHDRRMEAYFYFEVPKGQSVCHFMGQPQETRHIWMQSDQAVISPNWSIHSGAGTSNYTFIWGMAGENLDYGDMDHCAITELK